In one Armatimonadota bacterium genomic region, the following are encoded:
- a CDS encoding cupredoxin domain-containing protein, with protein sequence MRVLLMTVLVASLLVACGPSGQPRQQAAPAQEIEVGLSEFRFEPATIEVSRGKVVFKLKNTGTVEHDFVLPDLGLGTPPIPPGQSRDLELEIRAQPGRYRMECDVPGHREAGMVGTLVVKP encoded by the coding sequence ATGCGAGTCCTGTTGATGACGGTATTGGTCGCCTCGTTGCTCGTGGCCTGCGGCCCCTCTGGCCAGCCTCGGCAGCAGGCGGCCCCGGCCCAGGAGATCGAGGTCGGCTTAAGCGAGTTCCGGTTCGAGCCCGCGACGATCGAGGTGAGCCGCGGCAAGGTCGTCTTCAAGCTGAAGAACACCGGCACGGTAGAGCACGACTTCGTGCTGCCTGACCTCGGGCTCGGCACCCCGCCGATTCCGCCCGGGCAGAGCAGGGACCTTGAGTTGGAGATCCGGGCACAGCCCGGGCGCTACCGCATGGAGTGCGACGTCCCCGGGCACCGCGAGGCGGGGATGGTCGGTACTCTGGTGGTCAAGCCGTGA